The following proteins are encoded in a genomic region of Natrinema sp. DC36:
- a CDS encoding aldehyde dehydrogenase family protein, which produces MPDQRLNYVSGEWRESNTGETFETTDPANPAAVVATYPQSDADDTERAIEAARDASDDWGSTPGPERGRILTTAGSLLDQRKDELTELLVREEGKTRSEAGGEVQRAIDIFHYYGAKASDLGGTVKGSSARDTTLYTTNEPLGVAGLITPWNYPIAIPAWKIAPALAAGNAVVIKPASLAPGVVHEMAAALDDAGLPDGVLNVVTGPGSEVGSTIASHEDVDAISFTGSTAVGNTVYDTATEDGKRVQLEMGGKNPTVVSDTADVEEAAEIVADGAFGVTGQACTAASRAIVHEDVYDQFVDAVVDRAAAIDHGHGLDDPGMGPHVSESELESTLEYVDIAREEGATLEYGGSALDREGYFVEPAVFSDVDSEMRIAQEEVFGPVLAVIPVSDFDEALAVANDVDFGLSASVVTDDHTEANRFVAEIEAGVVKVNEKTTGLELHVPFGGMKDSSSETYREQGDAGLDFYTISKTVYDNY; this is translated from the coding sequence ATGCCAGACCAGCGGCTGAACTACGTCAGCGGCGAGTGGCGCGAATCGAATACCGGCGAGACCTTCGAAACGACCGATCCCGCGAACCCCGCGGCGGTCGTCGCGACCTATCCCCAGTCCGACGCGGACGACACCGAGCGAGCAATCGAGGCGGCTCGCGACGCGAGCGACGACTGGGGATCGACGCCCGGCCCCGAGCGCGGCCGGATCCTCACGACGGCCGGATCGCTGCTGGATCAGCGAAAGGACGAGCTGACCGAACTCCTCGTCCGCGAGGAGGGCAAGACCCGGAGCGAGGCCGGCGGCGAAGTACAGCGCGCGATCGACATCTTCCACTACTACGGTGCGAAGGCGAGCGATCTCGGCGGCACGGTCAAGGGCTCCAGCGCACGCGATACGACGCTCTACACGACGAACGAGCCCCTCGGTGTCGCGGGCCTGATCACGCCGTGGAACTACCCAATCGCCATTCCGGCCTGGAAGATCGCACCCGCGCTCGCAGCGGGGAACGCCGTCGTCATCAAGCCCGCATCGCTCGCGCCCGGCGTCGTCCACGAGATGGCCGCGGCGCTTGACGACGCGGGCCTCCCCGACGGCGTGCTCAACGTCGTCACCGGGCCCGGGAGCGAGGTCGGCTCCACGATCGCGAGTCACGAGGATGTCGACGCCATCTCCTTTACCGGCAGCACGGCTGTCGGCAACACCGTCTACGACACCGCGACCGAGGACGGCAAGCGCGTCCAGCTCGAGATGGGCGGCAAGAACCCGACGGTCGTCAGCGACACGGCAGATGTCGAGGAAGCGGCCGAGATCGTCGCCGACGGCGCGTTCGGCGTGACCGGGCAGGCGTGTACGGCCGCTTCTCGCGCCATCGTCCACGAGGACGTCTACGACCAGTTCGTCGACGCCGTGGTCGACCGCGCCGCCGCGATCGACCACGGTCACGGGCTCGACGATCCCGGTATGGGCCCCCACGTTAGCGAGTCGGAGCTCGAGAGCACGCTCGAGTACGTCGACATCGCACGGGAAGAGGGTGCAACCCTCGAGTACGGCGGGTCGGCGCTGGACCGTGAGGGCTACTTCGTCGAGCCCGCAGTCTTTTCGGATGTCGACTCCGAGATGCGCATCGCCCAGGAGGAGGTCTTCGGCCCGGTGCTGGCGGTCATCCCCGTCAGCGACTTCGACGAGGCACTGGCCGTCGCTAACGACGTCGACTTCGGGCTCTCCGCGAGCGTCGTCACCGACGATCACACCGAGGCCAACCGCTTCGTGGCGGAGATCGAAGCAGGCGTCGTCAAAGTCAACGAAAAGACCACCGGCCTCGAACTCCACGTTCCCTTCGGCGGCATGAAAGATTCCTCGAGCGAAACCTATCGGGAGCAGGGCGACGCCGGACTGGACTTCTACACCATCAGCAAGACCGTCTACGACAACTACTGA
- a CDS encoding fumarylacetoacetate hydrolase family protein: MRYQRLSTGDQYRLIAVDDDTAYDLTAVKPRLDRFGELAAAADIAGIGIDEMASELTDEAPTVSRDSLTDGTLPIVPEEVWAAGVTYEISEEAREAESGMPEMYLHAYEAERPEIFFKATPSRTVGPGEAVGIRADSSWDVPEPELGIVLYDGSIVGYTVGNDMSSREIEGENPLYLPQAKMYERCCSIGPCIASAAEVGDPHELTMSMEITRDGETLYDGETSIGNMARTCDELVEYWRDHDVVPELGVLLTGTSLVPDDGFTLQPNDEVRIAIDQIGELVNPVVEV; encoded by the coding sequence ATGCGGTATCAGCGCCTATCCACTGGCGACCAGTATAGACTGATCGCTGTCGATGACGACACAGCATACGATCTGACAGCCGTCAAACCGAGACTAGACAGGTTTGGTGAACTCGCTGCGGCGGCGGACATCGCGGGCATCGGGATCGACGAGATGGCGAGCGAGCTCACGGACGAAGCTCCGACGGTCTCTCGCGATTCGCTCACTGACGGGACGCTACCGATCGTGCCGGAGGAGGTCTGGGCAGCGGGGGTCACGTACGAGATCAGCGAGGAGGCCCGCGAAGCCGAGAGCGGGATGCCGGAGATGTACCTCCACGCCTACGAGGCCGAGCGGCCGGAGATCTTCTTCAAAGCGACGCCGAGCCGGACGGTCGGCCCCGGCGAGGCGGTCGGCATCCGAGCCGATTCCTCGTGGGACGTCCCCGAACCGGAACTCGGTATCGTCCTCTACGACGGCTCGATCGTCGGCTACACGGTCGGCAACGACATGAGCAGCCGCGAGATCGAGGGCGAGAATCCGTTGTATCTTCCCCAGGCGAAGATGTACGAGCGCTGCTGCTCGATCGGTCCCTGTATCGCCTCCGCCGCCGAGGTCGGCGACCCTCACGAACTGACGATGTCGATGGAGATCACTCGAGACGGCGAGACCCTCTACGACGGCGAGACCTCGATCGGCAACATGGCCCGTACCTGCGACGAGTTGGTCGAGTACTGGCGGGACCACGACGTCGTCCCCGAACTCGGCGTCCTGCTCACCGGCACCTCCCTCGTTCCGGACGACGGATTCACCCTTCAGCCGAACGACGAGGTCCGCATCGCGATCGACCAGATCGGCGAACTCGTGAATCCGGTCGTCGAAGTCTGA